The following coding sequences lie in one Arachis stenosperma cultivar V10309 chromosome 5, arast.V10309.gnm1.PFL2, whole genome shotgun sequence genomic window:
- the LOC130981918 gene encoding cycloartenol synthase isoform X2 produces the protein MWRFKVSDGGSPWLRTLNDHVGRQIWEFDPNLGSPEELAQIEAARKSFRENRFEHKHSADLLMRIQVLVSLLYVTEETVTRTLKRAITFHSTLQSDDGHWPGDYGGPMFLMPGLIITLSVTGALNAVLTEEHKKEICRYLYNQQNKDGGWGLHIEGPSTMFGSVLNYVVLRLLGEGPNDGGGDMEKARNWIQSHGGATYITSWGKMWLSVLGAHEWSGNNPMPPEIWLLPYLLPFHPGRMWCHCRMVYLPMSYLYGKRFVGPITPTVLSLRKELYNIPYHDIDWDKARNLCAKEDLYYPHPFIQDVLWATLHKVVEPIMMHWPGKKLRKRALTTVMKHIHYEDENTRYICIGPVNKVLNMLCCWIEDPNSEAFKLHLPRLNDYLWIAEDGMKMQGYNGSQLWDAAFAVQAIISSNLIEEYGQTIKKAHSFIKKSQVLEDCPGDLNYWYRHISKGAWPFSTRDHGWPISDCTSEGLKAALLLSKISPKIAGEPIEIERLYDAVNVVLSLQNKDGGFATYELTRSYRWLEIINPAETFGDIVIDYCYVECTSASLQALASFRKLYPMHRPEEISRCIKKATAYIESVQASDGSWYGSWGVCFTYATWFGINGLIATGKSYSDCPAIRKACEFLLSKQLSNGGWGESYLSCQNKVYSNLENNRAHLVNTSWALLALIAAGQAKRDPKPLHRAAAYLINFQMDNGDFPQEEIMGVFNRNCMITYAAYRNIFPIWALGEYRCNVLQSR, from the exons ATGTGGAGGTTCAAGGTTTCCGACGGCGGAAGCCCATGGCTTCGGACACTTAACGATCATGTTGGCCGCCAGATTTGGGAGTTCGATCCTAATCTCGGATCTCCAGAAGAGCTCGCTCAGATTGAAGCCGCTCGCAAGAGTTTCCGCGAGAATCGCTTCGAACACAAGCATAGCGCTGATCTCCTCATGCGCATTCAGGTACTCGTTTCTCTTTTAT ATGTTACTGAAGAGACTGTGACAAGAACATTAAAAAGGGCCATTACTTTCCATTCAACCCTCCAGAGTGACGATGGACACTGGCCTGGAGATTATGGAGGTCCCATGTTTCTTATGCCTGGCTTG ATAATTACACTTTCTGTCACTGGGGCACTGAATGCAGTCTTAACAGAAGAACATAAAAAGGAAATATGTCGATATCTATATAATCAACAG AACAAGGATGGTGGATGGGGTTTGCATATTGAAGGTCCAAGCACCATGTTTGGCTCTGTCTTGAATTATGTTGTTCTAAGATTACTTGGTGAGGGACCAAATGATGGAGGAGGGGACATGGAGAAGGCACGTAACTGGATTCAATCACATGGTGGTGCTACTTACATAACATCATGGGGGAAGATGTGGCTTTCA GTGCTTGGGGCACATGAATGGTCAGGAAATAATCCCATGCCCCCTGAGATATGGCTACTTCCATACTTGCTCCCATTTCATCCAG GAAGGATGTGGTGTCATTGCCGGATGGTCTATTTGCCCATGTCCTACTTATATGGCAAGAGGTTTGTTGGTCCAATCACACCAACAGTGTTATCTTTGAGAAAAGAGCTCTATAACATACCATATCATGATATAGACTGGGATAAAGCTCGTAATTTGTGTGCTAAG GAAGACTTGTACTATCCTCATCCATTCATTCAGGATGTTCTTTGGGCCACTCTACACAAGGTCGTTGAGCCCATTATGATGCATTGGCCTGGAAAAAAGTTGAGAAAAAGGGCTCTAACGACTGTAATGAAGCATATACACTATGAAGATGAGAATACTCGATATATTTGCATAGGTCCTGTAAACAAG GTGTTGAATATGCTCTGCTGTTGGATAGAAGATCCAAATTCAGAGGCCTTCAAGTTGCATCTTCCAAGGCTTAATGATTATTTGTGGATTGCTGAAGATGGCATGAAAATGCAG GGATACAATGGAAGTCAACTATGGGATGCTGCATTTGCGGTCCAAGCAATTATTTCATCTAACCTCATTGAAGAATATGGCCAAACTATTAAAAAAGCTCATTCATTTATTAAGAAATCACAG GTTTTAGAAGATTGTCCAGGTGATCTTAATTATTGGTACCGTCACATTTCCAAAGGTGCTTGGCCTTTTTCAACTAGAGATCATGGATGGCCGATATCTGATTGCACATCTGAAGGACTAAAA GCTGCTCTATTACTTTCCAAAATTTCACCGAAGATTGCTGGTGAGCCAATCGAAATAGAGAGGCTATACGATGCTGTTAATGTCGTGCTCTCATTGCAG AACAAAGATGGTGGCTTTGCAACATATGAACTCACACGATCATATAGATGGCTGGAG ATAATAAATCCAGCGGAAACTTTTGGTGATATAGTTATTGATTATTG TTATGTGGAATGTACATCAGCCTCTCTGCAAGCATTGGCATCATTTCGGAAATTATATCCCATGCATCGCCCAGAAGAAATAAGCCGCTGTATTAAAAAAGCCACTGCGTATATTGAAAGCGTTCAAGCTTCAGATGGTTCATG GTATGGTTCATGGGGAGTTTGCTTCACCTATGCCACATGGTTTGGGATAAATGGGTTGATTGCTACTGGAAAGAGTTACAGTGATTGCCCAGCCATCCGCAAAGCTTGTGAATTTCTGCTGTCTAAGCAACTTTCAAATGGTGGCTGGGGAGAGAGTTATTTGTCTTGTCAAAATAAG GTGTATTCAAATCTTGAAAACAATAGGGCTCATCTCGTAAACACATCGTGGGCCTTGCTGGCTCTCATTGCTGCTGGACAG GCCAAAAGAGATCCAAAACCATTGCACCGTGCAGCCGCATATTTGATAAATTTCCAGATGGACAATGGTGACTTTCCACAAGAG GAAATCATGGGGGTGTTCAACAGAAATTGCATGATCACTTATGCTGCATACAGAAACATATTCCCTATCTGGGCATTGGGCGAATACAGATGTAATGTGTTGCAGTCTCGTTAA
- the LOC130981918 gene encoding cycloartenol synthase isoform X1 yields MWRFKVSDGGSPWLRTLNDHVGRQIWEFDPNLGSPEELAQIEAARKSFRENRFEHKHSADLLMRIQFAKENPISEILPKVRVKDIEDVTEETVTRTLKRAITFHSTLQSDDGHWPGDYGGPMFLMPGLIITLSVTGALNAVLTEEHKKEICRYLYNQQNKDGGWGLHIEGPSTMFGSVLNYVVLRLLGEGPNDGGGDMEKARNWIQSHGGATYITSWGKMWLSVLGAHEWSGNNPMPPEIWLLPYLLPFHPGRMWCHCRMVYLPMSYLYGKRFVGPITPTVLSLRKELYNIPYHDIDWDKARNLCAKEDLYYPHPFIQDVLWATLHKVVEPIMMHWPGKKLRKRALTTVMKHIHYEDENTRYICIGPVNKVLNMLCCWIEDPNSEAFKLHLPRLNDYLWIAEDGMKMQGYNGSQLWDAAFAVQAIISSNLIEEYGQTIKKAHSFIKKSQVLEDCPGDLNYWYRHISKGAWPFSTRDHGWPISDCTSEGLKAALLLSKISPKIAGEPIEIERLYDAVNVVLSLQNKDGGFATYELTRSYRWLEIINPAETFGDIVIDYCYVECTSASLQALASFRKLYPMHRPEEISRCIKKATAYIESVQASDGSWYGSWGVCFTYATWFGINGLIATGKSYSDCPAIRKACEFLLSKQLSNGGWGESYLSCQNKVYSNLENNRAHLVNTSWALLALIAAGQAKRDPKPLHRAAAYLINFQMDNGDFPQEEIMGVFNRNCMITYAAYRNIFPIWALGEYRCNVLQSR; encoded by the exons ATGTGGAGGTTCAAGGTTTCCGACGGCGGAAGCCCATGGCTTCGGACACTTAACGATCATGTTGGCCGCCAGATTTGGGAGTTCGATCCTAATCTCGGATCTCCAGAAGAGCTCGCTCAGATTGAAGCCGCTCGCAAGAGTTTCCGCGAGAATCGCTTCGAACACAAGCATAGCGCTGATCTCCTCATGCGCATTCAG TTTGCAAAAGAGAACCCAATTAGTGAAATCTTACCTAAAGTCAGAGTGAAAGATATTGAAGATGTTACTGAAGAGACTGTGACAAGAACATTAAAAAGGGCCATTACTTTCCATTCAACCCTCCAGAGTGACGATGGACACTGGCCTGGAGATTATGGAGGTCCCATGTTTCTTATGCCTGGCTTG ATAATTACACTTTCTGTCACTGGGGCACTGAATGCAGTCTTAACAGAAGAACATAAAAAGGAAATATGTCGATATCTATATAATCAACAG AACAAGGATGGTGGATGGGGTTTGCATATTGAAGGTCCAAGCACCATGTTTGGCTCTGTCTTGAATTATGTTGTTCTAAGATTACTTGGTGAGGGACCAAATGATGGAGGAGGGGACATGGAGAAGGCACGTAACTGGATTCAATCACATGGTGGTGCTACTTACATAACATCATGGGGGAAGATGTGGCTTTCA GTGCTTGGGGCACATGAATGGTCAGGAAATAATCCCATGCCCCCTGAGATATGGCTACTTCCATACTTGCTCCCATTTCATCCAG GAAGGATGTGGTGTCATTGCCGGATGGTCTATTTGCCCATGTCCTACTTATATGGCAAGAGGTTTGTTGGTCCAATCACACCAACAGTGTTATCTTTGAGAAAAGAGCTCTATAACATACCATATCATGATATAGACTGGGATAAAGCTCGTAATTTGTGTGCTAAG GAAGACTTGTACTATCCTCATCCATTCATTCAGGATGTTCTTTGGGCCACTCTACACAAGGTCGTTGAGCCCATTATGATGCATTGGCCTGGAAAAAAGTTGAGAAAAAGGGCTCTAACGACTGTAATGAAGCATATACACTATGAAGATGAGAATACTCGATATATTTGCATAGGTCCTGTAAACAAG GTGTTGAATATGCTCTGCTGTTGGATAGAAGATCCAAATTCAGAGGCCTTCAAGTTGCATCTTCCAAGGCTTAATGATTATTTGTGGATTGCTGAAGATGGCATGAAAATGCAG GGATACAATGGAAGTCAACTATGGGATGCTGCATTTGCGGTCCAAGCAATTATTTCATCTAACCTCATTGAAGAATATGGCCAAACTATTAAAAAAGCTCATTCATTTATTAAGAAATCACAG GTTTTAGAAGATTGTCCAGGTGATCTTAATTATTGGTACCGTCACATTTCCAAAGGTGCTTGGCCTTTTTCAACTAGAGATCATGGATGGCCGATATCTGATTGCACATCTGAAGGACTAAAA GCTGCTCTATTACTTTCCAAAATTTCACCGAAGATTGCTGGTGAGCCAATCGAAATAGAGAGGCTATACGATGCTGTTAATGTCGTGCTCTCATTGCAG AACAAAGATGGTGGCTTTGCAACATATGAACTCACACGATCATATAGATGGCTGGAG ATAATAAATCCAGCGGAAACTTTTGGTGATATAGTTATTGATTATTG TTATGTGGAATGTACATCAGCCTCTCTGCAAGCATTGGCATCATTTCGGAAATTATATCCCATGCATCGCCCAGAAGAAATAAGCCGCTGTATTAAAAAAGCCACTGCGTATATTGAAAGCGTTCAAGCTTCAGATGGTTCATG GTATGGTTCATGGGGAGTTTGCTTCACCTATGCCACATGGTTTGGGATAAATGGGTTGATTGCTACTGGAAAGAGTTACAGTGATTGCCCAGCCATCCGCAAAGCTTGTGAATTTCTGCTGTCTAAGCAACTTTCAAATGGTGGCTGGGGAGAGAGTTATTTGTCTTGTCAAAATAAG GTGTATTCAAATCTTGAAAACAATAGGGCTCATCTCGTAAACACATCGTGGGCCTTGCTGGCTCTCATTGCTGCTGGACAG GCCAAAAGAGATCCAAAACCATTGCACCGTGCAGCCGCATATTTGATAAATTTCCAGATGGACAATGGTGACTTTCCACAAGAG GAAATCATGGGGGTGTTCAACAGAAATTGCATGATCACTTATGCTGCATACAGAAACATATTCCCTATCTGGGCATTGGGCGAATACAGATGTAATGTGTTGCAGTCTCGTTAA